A single Nomia melanderi isolate GNS246 chromosome 13, iyNomMela1, whole genome shotgun sequence DNA region contains:
- the LOC116431394 gene encoding MORN repeat-containing protein 5 codes for MEAGLENFEGVRFYNGTRYEGTWNALGMDGIGRYVSPHDVKLEGEFRKDTFHGHGTAYWPCGQRMDGVWSRGECKENRYNFTDGLIFLKNGWKYCKFPDRRYYTCLKYGLRPAGATLRIDKEKGTTIPTFDYDAGIGIFNPRTHCIASYRDPNKILEIPTARIARWIVNNCRKGWTEPTGHRRSLYERWIPRENHVHVSPLPPLQSLPKSCFESWWKRWEILNNELLLYETLSVHLAG; via the exons ATGGAAGCCGGCCTAGAAAATTTCGAAGGTGTACGTTTCTATAATGGAACCCGATACGAGGGCACCTGGAATGCACTCGGCATGGATGGAATCGGCAGATACGTTTCCCCCCATG ATGTTAAGTTGGAAGGAGAATTCCGCAAAGACACGTTTCACGGTCATGGCACCGCGTATTGGCCTTGCGGGCAAAGGATGGACGGTGTCTGGTCTCGAGGTGAATGCAAAGAGAACCGATACAACTTCACAGATGGTTTGATCTTCCTGAAAAATGGTTGGAAATACTGTAAATTCCCCGATAGACG CTACTACACCTGTCTGAAATACGGATTACGTCCTGCCGGGGCAACATTGCGTATCGATAAGGAAAAGGGGACTACGATTCCAACCTTTGATTACGATGCGGGAATCGGAATCTTTAATCCTCGTACGCATTGCATCGCGTCTTACCGAGATCCAAACAAG ATACTGGAAATACCGACCGCGAGGATCGCTCGATGGATCGTAAACAACTGTCGAAAGGGTTGGACCGAACCGACGGGACATCGCCGGTCTCTTTACGAACGTTGGATTCCTCGGGAAAACCACGTACACGTTTCTCCTCTTCCACCATTGCAATCGCTTCCAAAATCTTGCTTCGAATCTTGGTGGAAAAGGTGGGAAATTCTAAACAACGAATTATTACTTTATGAAACTTTGTCGGTCCACCTTGCAGGTTAA
- the LOC116431347 gene encoding NHL repeat-containing protein 2, protein MNVRDIVEELTQTCIEVRRSLESSLGREEQEALILKHIKTFTGKGFRITDFQSGLEWFNVAEELSVYGHLAEKLIVLDFFTYCCINCMHVLPDLDLLEKQFSVTDGLVVVGVHSAKFTNERDSKRLLAAVQRYNITHPVVNDTSLSTWHNLGISCWPTLVMIGPGGEPLAVFVGEGHKEELLVYTSVALMYFKSLNQISNGDLPLQPAKHLLPSKGDGTLLFPSKVEVSRNEKGEYLVISDTGNNRILVANVSGNVEYVIGGPDPGFCDGNFDTAKFNAPQGACVLDDTIYVADNENHAIREIDLGKKIVSTVVGTGSQGHDYVGGKIGRDQVLSSPWDVTLYRHECDSERSIPVLLIAIAGTHQIWAYFFEDSLWWKNRQHKAGTCVAIVGSGREENRNNAYPHAAGLAQPSGLIVAQERKMAFFADSESSAIRSIDLINGRVSAVCGANKNPADLYDFGDSDGIRYAVKLQHPLGITWHSKENAIYITDTYNHKIKKIDANTGDCETMYGDRKPNKQFSFDEPSGIAVGSNGDVLYVADTNNHAVKVIDIKSSNIRVLPVNIPAKGEASPTNAYTFDTAISEMGGELNITFDVTFLGSDLKLNADAPQKWALNLSTSKWIAETTTGDLTSPVSIKVSEGSGMHEVHLTLDIVACKTTECVPKKLSIVYQVYQKAEAVRVVTERRQVVVK, encoded by the exons ATGAACGTGCGGGATATCGTCGAAGAATTAACGCAAACTTGCATAGAAGTTCGTCGCAGCTTGGAATCGTCCCTGGGCAGGGAGGAACAAGAggcattaatattaaaacacatCAAAACATTTACAGGAAAAGGGTTTCGTATCACTGATTTCCAATCAG GACTAGAATGGTTCAACGTCGCAGAGGAATTATCAGTGTACGGACATCTGGCCGAGAAGTTAATTGTTCTGGATTTCTTTACTTATTGTTGTATTAATTGTATGCACGTGTTGCCAGATTTAGATCTTCTCGAAAAGCAATTTTCAGTCACGGATGGTCTTGTTGTT GTCGGCGTACATAGCGCAAAATTTACTAACGAGCGTGACTCTAAGAGACTCTTGGCAGCTGTACAAAGATACAATATAACGCATCCTGTCGTGAACGATACATCTCTGTCCACGTGGCATAATTTAGGAATTTCTTGCTGGCCGACACTAGTAATGATAG GTCCTGGAGGAGAACCATTGGCAGTTTTTGTAGGGGAAGGCcataaagaagaattactcGTATACACGAGTGTCGCGTTAATGTACTTTAAATCGCTAAATCAAATATCTAACGGGGATCTTCCTCTACAGCCAGCAAAGCATTTATTACCATCCAAAGGAGATGGAACTCTTTTGTTTCCGAGTAAAGTAGAGGTTTCCCGTAACGAAAAAGGAGAATATTTGGTAATATCTGATACAGGCAATAATAGAATCTTAGTTGCAAATGTATCGGGGAACGTGGAATATGTTATCGGAGGCCCCGATCCTGGTTTTTGTGATGGAAACTTTGATACCGCTAAATTTAACGCTCCTCAGGGAGCATGCGTTTTAGACGATACAATTTACGTTGCTGACAACGAAAATCATGCAATCAGAGAG ATAGATTTGGGGAAAAAAATTGTAAGTACGGTTGTCGGCACGGGTTCTCAAGGCCACGATTATGTCGGTGGCAAAATTGGTAGGGATCAAGTTTTGTCTTCTCCTTGGGACGTGACTCTTTATAGACACGAATGCGACTCTGAGAGAAGCATACCTGTGTTATTGATCGCGATTGCTGGTACACATCAGATCTGGGCGTACTTTTTCGAAGACAGTCTTTGGTGGAAGAATAG ACAGCATAAAGCTGGCACGTGCGTTGCAATCGTTGGAAGCGGCAGGGAAGAGAATCGCAACAATGCGTATCCTCATGCAGCTGGTTTAGCACAACCGTCGGGATTGATTGTCGCGCAGGAGAGAAAGATGGCTTTTTTCGCCGATAGCGAAAGCAGTGCTATCAGATCCATAGATCTAATAAACGGACGAGTTTCTGCGGTATGCGGAGCAAACAAAAATCCGGCG GATCTATACGATTTCGGGGATTCCGATGGTATTCGATACGCCGTTAAGCTTCAACATCCTCTGGGAATAACGTGGCATTCGAAAGAGAATGCTATTTATATAACCGATACGTAcaatcataaaattaaaaagatcgaCGCGAACACGGGTGATTGCGAGACAATGTACGGCGACCGGAAACCAAACAAGCAATTTTCG TTCGACGAACCCAGTGGTATCGCTGTTGGCTCCAATGGAGATGTCTTGTACGTGGCCGACACCAACAATCATGCCGTGAAAGTGATCGACATCAAGAGCAGTAATATCAGAGTG CTGCCTGTAAATATTCCCGCAAAGGGGGAAGCAAGTCCGACGAACGCTTATACCTTTGATACAGCGATAAGTGAAATGGGCGGCGAATTAAATATCACGTTCGACGTGACGTTTCTCGGTAGTGATTTAAAATTGAATGCCGATGCACCTCAGAAGTGGGCGTTGAATCTATCTACGAGTAAATGGAtcgccgaaacaacgaccggcGACCTTACCAGCCCGGTATCGATCAAAGTTTCCGAGGGAAGTGGAATGCACGAGGTACATCTGACTTTGGATATCGTAGCATGCAAAACCACCGAATGTGTGCCAAAGAAATTATCAATAGTGTATCAAGTATATCAGAAGGCAGAAGCTGTCCGTGTTGTAACGGAACGAAGACAAGTTGTCgtgaaataa
- the LOC116431350 gene encoding HIG1 domain family member 2A, mitochondrial, giving the protein MSETSPEDNLEWIRQVRDGLYTNVPETFLEKAKRKTKENPLVPIGTLATISALSYGLYSFSKGDRVMSQYMMRARVGAQAFTICCMVGGYIIAVRKQEK; this is encoded by the exons ATGTCGGAGACTTCACCGGAAGATAATTTAGAATGGATTCGTCAAGTGCGTGATGGACTCTATACTAACGTTCCTGAGACATTTTTAGAAAAGGCAAAACGCAAAACGAAGGAAAATCCTTTAGTACCAATAG GTACTTTGGCAACTATATCTGCTCTTTCTTACGGCCTCTATAGTTTTTCCAAAGGAGATAGAGTAATGTCTCAATACATGATGCGCGCACGAGTAGGCGCGCAAGCATTCACCATTTGTTGTATGGTCGGTGGATATATTATTGCAGTCAGAAAGCaagaaaaatga
- the LOC116431348 gene encoding rhotekin isoform X1, giving the protein MAPRRKSIGTIRGSFSNNLDKENNYLRSLSDYQARVRRRESIRNCKNVAEHDLERKIQLEVKMKEGSLRLLAAAKHPTQSLEAARALLTSSKRMSLYMVELQHRGTDTYLNKSTSKSTGRLSISDLRFPLMWRDSDHFKNRGDHRRFAVFCIARVGTEIHDTTLLYPIDRGQTDISFPDVLLFNSVSAEFELTLEIYSHVLQEDLSIASTPTRIKRTIHSSISRTVGKKLALSLRDEYHSSKQGPQFHLVAYAKMTLNDTDKNIRTHDLVLNDFSTETRIHALPLFEHFCCRLNVQPDCIDKEVCAGFVILNDEQCWARLRGFEIEAWKTKKHAEELQEPAFTVSVNKGTLIRQSKSVNNQLRIINCLDGIRKRDIIDFHKKEDVHTWFQQLVYRIDEHSRWKHAAINFQRIPCSENSCPNTSTKNSFAGSRRQGSLYDEIPLVEGRCVLFQNPLVKKQF; this is encoded by the exons atggcgCCACGTAGAAAAAGTATCGGAACGATTCGTGGTTCTTTTAGTAATAATTTAGATAAGGAAAACAATTATTTACGTTCGTTAAGTGATTATCAGGCACGGGTCAGAAGACGAGAGAGTATTCGAAATTGCAAAAATGTAGCG GAACACGATTTAGAACGAAAGATTCAGTTGGAAGTGAAAATGAAGGAGGGTTCTTTAAGATTATTAGCTGCCGCGAAGCATCCTACTCAAAGTTTGGAAGCTGCACGCGCTCTATTGACTTCAAGCAAAAGAATGTCCCTTTACATGGTTGAACTACAACATCGTGGAACtgatacttatttaaataaaag CACATCCAAAAGTACAGGGAGATTATCCATTTCAGATCTTAGATTTCCTTTAATGTGGAGAGATTCCGATCATTTTAAAAATCGTGGGGATCATAGAAGATTTGCAGTGTTCTGTATAGCTCGTGTTGGTACAGAAATTCATGACACAACATTACTTTATCCTATCGATAGAGGACAGACAGACATTAGTTTTCCcgatgttttattatt TAACAGTGTATCTGCAGAATTTGAATTAACATTAGAGATCTACAGTCATGTTTTGCAAGAAGATCTCAGTATTGCAAGCACCCCAACACGAATAAAAAGAACTATTCACTCGTCAATTTCGAGAACTGTCGGTAAAAAATTGGCATTATCTTTACGGGATGAATATCACTCTAGTAAACA AGGACCGCAGTTTCATTTAGTGGCCTATGCAAAAATGACTCTCAACGATACCGATAAGAACATACGCACGCACGACTTGGTGTTAAACGACTTTAGTACAG AAACCAGAATTCATGCATTGCCACTTTTTGAACATTTCTGTTGTCGTTTAAATGTACAGCCAGATTGTATCGATAAAGAAGTGTGCGCAGGATTCGTAATACTAAACGATGAACAGTGCTGGGCGCGATTACGTGGCTTTGAAATAGAAGCCTGGAAAACGAAAAAACACGCGGAAGAATTACAAGAACCTGCGTTCACAGTTAGCGTGAACAAG GGGACTCTTATTCGACAATCAAAGTCGGTGAACAATCAGTTACGGATAATCAATTGCCTAGATGGCATCAGGAAACGTGATATTATTGATTTTCATAAAAAGGAAGATGTTCACACATGGTTTCAGCAGTTGGTGTATCGTATCGACGAACACTCAAGGTGGAAACATGCGGCAATAAACTTTCAGCGAATTCCATGTTCGGAGAACTCGTGTCCCAACACAAGCACGAAAAATTCATTTGCTGGGAGTAGACGACAAGGATCCTTGTACGACGAAATACCTTTAGTAG AAGGTAGATGCGTTCTGTTCCAAAATCCGCTcgtaaagaaacaattttaa
- the LOC116431348 gene encoding rhotekin isoform X2, which produces MAPRRKSIGTIRGSFSNNLDKENNYLRSLSDYQARVRRRESIRNCKNVAEHDLERKIQLEVKMKEGSLRLLAAAKHPTQSLEAARALLTSSKRMSLYMVELQHRGTDTYLNKSTSKSTGRLSISDLRFPLMWRDSDHFKNRGDHRRFAVFCIARVGTEIHDTTLLYPIDRGQTDISFPDVLLFNSVSAEFELTLEIYSHVLQEDLSIASTPTRIKRTIHSSISRTVGKKLALSLRDEYHSSKQGPQFHLVAYAKMTLNDTDKNIRTHDLVLNDFSTETRIHALPLFEHFCCRLNVQPDCIDKEVCAGFVILNDEQCWARLRGFEIEAWKTKKHAEELQEPAFTVSVNKGTLIRQSKSVNNQLRIINCLDGIRKRDIIDFHKKEDVHTWFQQLVYRIDEHSRWKHAAINFQRIPCSENSCPNTSTKNSFAGSRRQGSLYDEIPLKVDAFCSKIRS; this is translated from the exons atggcgCCACGTAGAAAAAGTATCGGAACGATTCGTGGTTCTTTTAGTAATAATTTAGATAAGGAAAACAATTATTTACGTTCGTTAAGTGATTATCAGGCACGGGTCAGAAGACGAGAGAGTATTCGAAATTGCAAAAATGTAGCG GAACACGATTTAGAACGAAAGATTCAGTTGGAAGTGAAAATGAAGGAGGGTTCTTTAAGATTATTAGCTGCCGCGAAGCATCCTACTCAAAGTTTGGAAGCTGCACGCGCTCTATTGACTTCAAGCAAAAGAATGTCCCTTTACATGGTTGAACTACAACATCGTGGAACtgatacttatttaaataaaag CACATCCAAAAGTACAGGGAGATTATCCATTTCAGATCTTAGATTTCCTTTAATGTGGAGAGATTCCGATCATTTTAAAAATCGTGGGGATCATAGAAGATTTGCAGTGTTCTGTATAGCTCGTGTTGGTACAGAAATTCATGACACAACATTACTTTATCCTATCGATAGAGGACAGACAGACATTAGTTTTCCcgatgttttattatt TAACAGTGTATCTGCAGAATTTGAATTAACATTAGAGATCTACAGTCATGTTTTGCAAGAAGATCTCAGTATTGCAAGCACCCCAACACGAATAAAAAGAACTATTCACTCGTCAATTTCGAGAACTGTCGGTAAAAAATTGGCATTATCTTTACGGGATGAATATCACTCTAGTAAACA AGGACCGCAGTTTCATTTAGTGGCCTATGCAAAAATGACTCTCAACGATACCGATAAGAACATACGCACGCACGACTTGGTGTTAAACGACTTTAGTACAG AAACCAGAATTCATGCATTGCCACTTTTTGAACATTTCTGTTGTCGTTTAAATGTACAGCCAGATTGTATCGATAAAGAAGTGTGCGCAGGATTCGTAATACTAAACGATGAACAGTGCTGGGCGCGATTACGTGGCTTTGAAATAGAAGCCTGGAAAACGAAAAAACACGCGGAAGAATTACAAGAACCTGCGTTCACAGTTAGCGTGAACAAG GGGACTCTTATTCGACAATCAAAGTCGGTGAACAATCAGTTACGGATAATCAATTGCCTAGATGGCATCAGGAAACGTGATATTATTGATTTTCATAAAAAGGAAGATGTTCACACATGGTTTCAGCAGTTGGTGTATCGTATCGACGAACACTCAAGGTGGAAACATGCGGCAATAAACTTTCAGCGAATTCCATGTTCGGAGAACTCGTGTCCCAACACAAGCACGAAAAATTCATTTGCTGGGAGTAGACGACAAGGATCCTTGTACGACGAAATACCTTTA AAGGTAGATGCGTTCTGTTCCAAAATCCGCTcgtaa
- the Rpn10 gene encoding regulatory particle non-ATPase 10 isoform X1, producing MVLESTMICVDNSDYMRNGDFLPTRLQAQQDAVNLVCHSKTRSNPENNVGLITLANVEVLATLTSDVGRILSKLHQVQPNGNLSLITGIRIAHLALKHRQGKNHKMRIVAFIGSPIEIDEKELVKLAKRLKKEKVNVDVISFGEESVNNEVLTAFVNALNGKDGTGSHLVTVPPGPHLSDALISSPIIQGEDGMGGTGMGGAAYEFGVDPNEDPELALALRVSMEEQRQRQEEEARRAQATEAAANKQPETIKEVPNEEAMLKRALAMSLEGAEDSSSTTDNNTTPSSGNVPDFARMTEEEQIAFAMQMSMQDQQEHESLKEEAMEVEEDYAAVMSDPAFLQSVLENLPGVDPHSEAVRQAVGSLQQNKDKDKEKEKEKEKEKDKDKEKK from the exons ATGGTCCTGGAAAGTACGATGATATG TGTCGACAACAGCGATTACATGAGAAATGGAGATTTTTTACCCACGCGCCTTCAAGCACAACAGGATGCCGTTAATCTGGTTTGTCACTCCAAGACTCGATCGAATCCGGAAAACAACGTCGGCTTAATCACATTGGCCAA CGTTGAAGTATTGGCTACATTAACCAGCGATGTTGGTAGAATTCTATCCAAGCTTCATCAAGTCCAACCAAATGGCAATCTAAGTTTGATCACTGGAATAAGAATTGCACAC TTAGCGTTGAAACATCGTCAAGGTAAAAACCATAAAATGCGTATTGTGGCTTTCATCGGCAGTCCAATAGAGATCGATGAAAAGGAACTCGTAAAGTTGGCCAAACgtttgaagaaagaaaaagtgaaCGTGGATGTTATTAGTTTTGGTGAGGAAAGTGTTAATAACGAAGTGTTGACAGCCTTCGTTAATGCTCTCAATGGAAAGGACGGTACAGGAAGTCATTTGGTCACTGTTCCACCTGGACCGCACTTATCTGATGCGTTAATTTCGTCGCCCATAATTCAAGGAGAGGATGGAATGGGTGGTACAGGTATGGGAGGCGCTGCTTACGAGTTCGGCGTTGATCCTAACGAAGATCCAGAGCTGGCATTG GCACTGCGTGTTTCTATGGAAGAACAACGACAACGTCAAGAAGAGGAAGCACGACGAGCTCAAGCAACCGAAGCAGCTGCGAACAAGCAACCGGAAACTATTAAAGAGGTACCCAACGAAGAAGCAATGTTGAAACGTGCACTTGCCATGTCCCTCGAGGGTGCTGAAGATTCATCTTCGACGACTGACAACAATACTACACCGTCTAGTGGAAATGTACCGGATTTTGCTCGTATGACGGAAGAGGAGCAGATTGCTTTTGCCATGCAAATGTCTATGCAAGATCAAC AAGAACACGAGTCTCTGAAGGAGGAGGCAATGGAAGTCGAAGAAGACTACGCCGCTGTTATGTCTGATCCAGCATTTCTGCAATCAGTTTTGGAGAATTTACCAGGCGTTGATCCCCATTCCGAAGCCGTCCGTCAAGCTGTTGGATCTCTACAGCAAAACAAGGATAAAGAtaaggagaaagaaaaggagaaggaaaaggaaaaagacaaagataaggaaaagaaatga
- the Rpn10 gene encoding regulatory particle non-ATPase 10 isoform X2, giving the protein MVSVDNSDYMRNGDFLPTRLQAQQDAVNLVCHSKTRSNPENNVGLITLANVEVLATLTSDVGRILSKLHQVQPNGNLSLITGIRIAHLALKHRQGKNHKMRIVAFIGSPIEIDEKELVKLAKRLKKEKVNVDVISFGEESVNNEVLTAFVNALNGKDGTGSHLVTVPPGPHLSDALISSPIIQGEDGMGGTGMGGAAYEFGVDPNEDPELALALRVSMEEQRQRQEEEARRAQATEAAANKQPETIKEVPNEEAMLKRALAMSLEGAEDSSSTTDNNTTPSSGNVPDFARMTEEEQIAFAMQMSMQDQQEHESLKEEAMEVEEDYAAVMSDPAFLQSVLENLPGVDPHSEAVRQAVGSLQQNKDKDKEKEKEKEKEKDKDKEKK; this is encoded by the exons ATGGTAAG TGTCGACAACAGCGATTACATGAGAAATGGAGATTTTTTACCCACGCGCCTTCAAGCACAACAGGATGCCGTTAATCTGGTTTGTCACTCCAAGACTCGATCGAATCCGGAAAACAACGTCGGCTTAATCACATTGGCCAA CGTTGAAGTATTGGCTACATTAACCAGCGATGTTGGTAGAATTCTATCCAAGCTTCATCAAGTCCAACCAAATGGCAATCTAAGTTTGATCACTGGAATAAGAATTGCACAC TTAGCGTTGAAACATCGTCAAGGTAAAAACCATAAAATGCGTATTGTGGCTTTCATCGGCAGTCCAATAGAGATCGATGAAAAGGAACTCGTAAAGTTGGCCAAACgtttgaagaaagaaaaagtgaaCGTGGATGTTATTAGTTTTGGTGAGGAAAGTGTTAATAACGAAGTGTTGACAGCCTTCGTTAATGCTCTCAATGGAAAGGACGGTACAGGAAGTCATTTGGTCACTGTTCCACCTGGACCGCACTTATCTGATGCGTTAATTTCGTCGCCCATAATTCAAGGAGAGGATGGAATGGGTGGTACAGGTATGGGAGGCGCTGCTTACGAGTTCGGCGTTGATCCTAACGAAGATCCAGAGCTGGCATTG GCACTGCGTGTTTCTATGGAAGAACAACGACAACGTCAAGAAGAGGAAGCACGACGAGCTCAAGCAACCGAAGCAGCTGCGAACAAGCAACCGGAAACTATTAAAGAGGTACCCAACGAAGAAGCAATGTTGAAACGTGCACTTGCCATGTCCCTCGAGGGTGCTGAAGATTCATCTTCGACGACTGACAACAATACTACACCGTCTAGTGGAAATGTACCGGATTTTGCTCGTATGACGGAAGAGGAGCAGATTGCTTTTGCCATGCAAATGTCTATGCAAGATCAAC AAGAACACGAGTCTCTGAAGGAGGAGGCAATGGAAGTCGAAGAAGACTACGCCGCTGTTATGTCTGATCCAGCATTTCTGCAATCAGTTTTGGAGAATTTACCAGGCGTTGATCCCCATTCCGAAGCCGTCCGTCAAGCTGTTGGATCTCTACAGCAAAACAAGGATAAAGAtaaggagaaagaaaaggagaaggaaaaggaaaaagacaaagataaggaaaagaaatga
- the Rpn10 gene encoding regulatory particle non-ATPase 10 isoform X3, translated as MRNGDFLPTRLQAQQDAVNLVCHSKTRSNPENNVGLITLANVEVLATLTSDVGRILSKLHQVQPNGNLSLITGIRIAHLALKHRQGKNHKMRIVAFIGSPIEIDEKELVKLAKRLKKEKVNVDVISFGEESVNNEVLTAFVNALNGKDGTGSHLVTVPPGPHLSDALISSPIIQGEDGMGGTGMGGAAYEFGVDPNEDPELALALRVSMEEQRQRQEEEARRAQATEAAANKQPETIKEVPNEEAMLKRALAMSLEGAEDSSSTTDNNTTPSSGNVPDFARMTEEEQIAFAMQMSMQDQQEHESLKEEAMEVEEDYAAVMSDPAFLQSVLENLPGVDPHSEAVRQAVGSLQQNKDKDKEKEKEKEKEKDKDKEKK; from the exons ATGAGAAATGGAGATTTTTTACCCACGCGCCTTCAAGCACAACAGGATGCCGTTAATCTGGTTTGTCACTCCAAGACTCGATCGAATCCGGAAAACAACGTCGGCTTAATCACATTGGCCAA CGTTGAAGTATTGGCTACATTAACCAGCGATGTTGGTAGAATTCTATCCAAGCTTCATCAAGTCCAACCAAATGGCAATCTAAGTTTGATCACTGGAATAAGAATTGCACAC TTAGCGTTGAAACATCGTCAAGGTAAAAACCATAAAATGCGTATTGTGGCTTTCATCGGCAGTCCAATAGAGATCGATGAAAAGGAACTCGTAAAGTTGGCCAAACgtttgaagaaagaaaaagtgaaCGTGGATGTTATTAGTTTTGGTGAGGAAAGTGTTAATAACGAAGTGTTGACAGCCTTCGTTAATGCTCTCAATGGAAAGGACGGTACAGGAAGTCATTTGGTCACTGTTCCACCTGGACCGCACTTATCTGATGCGTTAATTTCGTCGCCCATAATTCAAGGAGAGGATGGAATGGGTGGTACAGGTATGGGAGGCGCTGCTTACGAGTTCGGCGTTGATCCTAACGAAGATCCAGAGCTGGCATTG GCACTGCGTGTTTCTATGGAAGAACAACGACAACGTCAAGAAGAGGAAGCACGACGAGCTCAAGCAACCGAAGCAGCTGCGAACAAGCAACCGGAAACTATTAAAGAGGTACCCAACGAAGAAGCAATGTTGAAACGTGCACTTGCCATGTCCCTCGAGGGTGCTGAAGATTCATCTTCGACGACTGACAACAATACTACACCGTCTAGTGGAAATGTACCGGATTTTGCTCGTATGACGGAAGAGGAGCAGATTGCTTTTGCCATGCAAATGTCTATGCAAGATCAAC AAGAACACGAGTCTCTGAAGGAGGAGGCAATGGAAGTCGAAGAAGACTACGCCGCTGTTATGTCTGATCCAGCATTTCTGCAATCAGTTTTGGAGAATTTACCAGGCGTTGATCCCCATTCCGAAGCCGTCCGTCAAGCTGTTGGATCTCTACAGCAAAACAAGGATAAAGAtaaggagaaagaaaaggagaaggaaaaggaaaaagacaaagataaggaaaagaaatga
- the LOC116431541 gene encoding uncharacterized protein LOC116431541, which yields MSFSTQTNKWTPKLIVIFQLTVWSVVGILLLRKGAKSLRAIEETLRNDTADTQERIAKRNEDKLIQDSGITENRHRIAEIVTRRKEVVLALDGSETARRNGIWLSLKPYAPHRADGISVGKQTTIDRKQDPRGIRAIQTLNIRTSNENKDEQRNKRGSSIRTIATSDQSFYVEETTTTIDEDTSSVLFQSNSDTANFTALTSTDKFEKKLQRTPVNRIGVAVAITMLAIGVVMLLLGPLIVILRAYGDRRRCRQTFLKSRCHADRPPTYEEAVLMDQAPRYSTLQLDTTFESSFSL from the exons ATGTCTTTCAGTACACAAACCAATAAATGGACTCcgaaattaatagtaatttttcaattaaccgTTTGGAGTGTCGTTGGGATTTTACTTCTTCGAAAAGGTGCAAAATCTTTACGCGCTATCGAGGAGACGCTACGAAATGACACTGCCGATACACAG GAAAGGATCGCGAAGCGGAATGAAGACAAGCTGATTCAAGACTCGGGTATCACAGAAAATCGTCACCGAATTGCTGAGATTGTAACTCGACGGAAAGAGGTGGTGTTGGCTCTTGACGGTTCCGAAACGGCTAGGCGAAACGGAATATGGTTGTCGCTTAAGCCGTATGCTCCTCATCGAGCAGATGGTATTTCCGTCGGGAAACAAACTACAATTGATCGCAAACAAGATCCTCGTGGCATCCGTGCGATACAAACTTTGAACATTCGTACGTCTAACGAGAATAAAGATGAACAACGAAATAAAAGAGGAAGTAGCATCCGTACAATAGCTACGTCCGATCAAAGTTTTTATGTCGAAGAAACAACCACCACAATCGACGAGGACACGTCAAGCGTATTGTTTCAGTCGAACTCTGACACTGCTAATTTCACTGCGCTAACAAGCACCGATAAGTTCGAAAAGAAATTACAGCGCACTCCTGTTAACCGAATTGGCGTGGCTGTCGCTATAACGATGCTGGCGATCGGTGTAGTTATGCTGCTTTTAGGGCCCCTTATCGTTATCCTACGGGCTTACGGCGATAGAAGGCGATGTAGGCAAACTTTTTTAAAATCGAGGTGTCATGCCGATCGACCACCTACTTACGAGGAAGCGGTTTTGATGGACCAAGCACCGAGATATTCGACGCTTCAACTCGACACAACCTTCGAATCTTCCTTCTCCCTTTAA